The Fulvivirga ligni genome window below encodes:
- a CDS encoding TolC family protein, with product MGRTSLHKLGWVLLISVACGLKFSGVNGQHTLTLEESIQIAQTSSPEIKKSKLNLFSNQRSLDAQRAAMRSQFALDITPFQYDRTRTFNDLFSTWYTTEDYNSFANLSVSQPIGATDGTISLINRFGYRDNYSEFNDLRTKTYSNNLYLQVDQPIFTYNRNRLQLKELELNLENAQISNALQLLNLEKLVTESFYNLYKGQNNVEISRDEYNNQQVSFDITEKKVEADLLAREELYQAELNLASSKSTLENDQVFLDNAEDDFKLLLGLDLDEELTVEIDIDFITRKVDLNQAIQHGLENRLELRERNIALERSQFELIKTKGLNEFKGSIGLSLGVFGDNPQAPDVYQNPTMNPSVAVSFRIPIWDWGENRARIEATNANLQINEIDLETERRNITIDIRKVYRSLQNLENQIEIAQQNVKNAELTYDLNLERYKNGDLTSIDLNQFQNQLSDKKSALADALINYKIELLNLKILSLYDFEKQEPVMLQTY from the coding sequence ATGGGGCGGACAAGCCTGCATAAGCTGGGATGGGTGCTCCTCATTTCAGTGGCTTGTGGTCTCAAATTTTCAGGGGTAAACGGTCAGCATACCCTCACACTGGAAGAGTCTATCCAGATAGCCCAAACCAGTAGCCCTGAGATAAAGAAGTCCAAACTGAACCTGTTCAGTAACCAGCGGAGCCTTGATGCTCAACGAGCTGCTATGAGGTCGCAGTTTGCGCTGGATATTACCCCTTTCCAGTATGATCGTACCAGAACATTTAATGACTTATTTTCCACATGGTACACCACTGAAGATTATAATTCTTTTGCTAACCTTTCTGTGAGTCAGCCGATTGGCGCCACAGATGGTACTATTTCATTGATCAACAGGTTCGGTTATAGAGATAATTACTCTGAGTTTAATGATCTAAGAACTAAAACTTACAGTAACAACCTCTATTTGCAGGTAGACCAACCTATTTTCACTTATAATCGTAACAGGCTGCAACTAAAGGAGCTTGAGCTAAACCTGGAAAATGCCCAGATCAGCAATGCCCTACAGCTACTCAACTTGGAGAAATTAGTTACGGAAAGCTTCTATAACCTCTATAAAGGTCAAAATAATGTAGAGATATCCAGAGATGAGTACAATAACCAACAGGTGAGTTTTGACATCACAGAAAAGAAAGTGGAGGCCGACCTTCTGGCTCGGGAAGAGCTGTATCAGGCAGAGCTAAACCTGGCCAGTTCTAAATCTACACTGGAAAATGATCAGGTATTTTTGGATAATGCAGAAGACGATTTCAAACTTCTTTTAGGCCTTGATCTGGATGAAGAGTTGACCGTAGAGATAGATATAGATTTCATTACTCGCAAGGTAGATTTAAATCAGGCTATTCAGCATGGCCTGGAAAACAGACTTGAGCTAAGAGAGCGAAACATTGCCCTTGAGCGTTCTCAGTTTGAGCTAATTAAAACCAAGGGTTTGAACGAATTCAAAGGTAGCATAGGCCTTTCACTAGGTGTGTTTGGAGATAATCCGCAAGCACCAGATGTTTATCAAAACCCAACTATGAACCCAAGTGTAGCTGTTTCATTTAGAATACCTATCTGGGACTGGGGCGAAAATAGGGCCCGTATCGAAGCCACCAATGCCAATCTTCAGATCAATGAAATTGACCTGGAAACGGAAAGAAGAAACATTACCATAGATATCAGAAAGGTTTACAGAAGTCTGCAAAACCTTGAAAATCAGATAGAAATAGCTCAGCAGAACGTGAAAAATGCAGAGCTTACCTATGACCTGAATCTGGAAAGATACAAGAATGGAGACCTTACCAGTATCGATCTTAACCAGTTTCAGAACCAGCTTTCTGATAAGAAAAGTGCTTTAGCAGATGCACTGATCAATTATAAAATAGAGCTACTGAATTTAAAAATTCTATCGCTTTATGATTTTGAAAAGCAGGAACCAGTAATGCTTCAAACCTACTAA
- a CDS encoding efflux RND transporter periplasmic adaptor subunit, with the protein MQPITYMQNSKKWIFFLLIISGFWSCNNEKSNIQTDIKIPVSVQSIKPQSISRFIETTGTVYSSKEAIMKSELAGIYKIQTNPDTGKPYALGDAVKAGQIIIKIEDKEFENNLQLEGKRLNLELTESNLQKQKSLYDKGGVTQTELKNSNIEYVNSKYSYENAEIQMAKMYVRAPFSGVVVEMPYHTIGVRIDQGQDLFKVMEYEHLLMDVKLPEKHQSEVNVNQQVQITNYNVAKDTIYGKIDQISPVIDADTRTFQSVLQIDNGKSLLRPGMFIKAAILAEKRDSTIVIPKETIISRQDGKIVFTVENGIASEKRITTGLENMDVIEVTSGLKVNDRLVTSGFETLRDKSKVSVVQ; encoded by the coding sequence ATGCAACCAATAACATACATGCAAAACTCAAAAAAATGGATTTTCTTTCTTTTGATTATCAGTGGCTTCTGGTCCTGTAATAATGAGAAATCTAATATCCAGACAGATATTAAAATTCCGGTGTCAGTACAGAGTATCAAGCCTCAGAGCATTTCTCGTTTCATTGAAACCACAGGTACGGTGTACTCTTCTAAGGAGGCCATCATGAAATCTGAGCTGGCGGGTATTTACAAGATCCAGACTAATCCTGACACGGGTAAACCCTATGCTCTGGGTGATGCTGTGAAAGCGGGTCAGATCATCATTAAAATAGAAGATAAAGAGTTTGAAAATAACCTGCAGCTGGAAGGTAAAAGGCTTAATCTTGAGCTCACCGAGAGTAATCTTCAAAAACAAAAGTCTTTATATGACAAAGGCGGTGTAACGCAGACGGAGCTAAAGAACTCTAATATTGAGTATGTAAATTCTAAATACTCTTATGAGAATGCTGAGATTCAGATGGCTAAAATGTACGTTAGAGCGCCATTTTCCGGAGTTGTTGTAGAAATGCCTTACCACACCATTGGCGTGAGAATAGATCAGGGTCAGGATCTGTTCAAGGTGATGGAATACGAACATCTTCTCATGGATGTAAAACTGCCGGAAAAGCATCAGTCTGAGGTGAATGTAAACCAGCAGGTACAAATCACTAACTACAATGTAGCCAAAGATACCATTTACGGTAAAATAGATCAGATATCACCTGTAATTGACGCAGATACCAGGACCTTCCAAAGCGTGCTGCAGATCGATAACGGCAAAAGTCTTCTACGTCCGGGCATGTTCATCAAAGCGGCCATTCTTGCCGAGAAGCGAGACAGCACCATTGTGATACCAAAAGAGACTATCATCAGCAGACAGGATGGTAAAATTGTGTTCACCGTGGAAAATGGTATTGCCAGTGAGAAGCGCATCACCACAGGTCTGGAAAATATGGATGTGATCGAGGTCACGTCAGGACTAAAAGTTAATGACAGGCTTGTTACCAGTGGTTTTGAAACGCTGAGAGATAAGTCCAAAGTCAGTGTAGTTCAATAA
- a CDS encoding efflux RND transporter permease subunit encodes MKKIVSLAVSYPVTILMMVLAVILLGSISFGKLGIELFPDLKNPTLFVELKVGIKPPSEVEKQFIESIESVAIRQSGAVEVSSISQTGYGRVTVEYDWGKDMDEAFLDLQKSLSNFSLNEEIDEFVISQFDPNATPIMILGIYNPNSDDTDALRKVAENNFRNALVRLPGVAEVKLSGAQEKEVVLETDPHLLAAFGLTVNDLVAKIQNYNRNVSGGYIEELGKKYVIKGLGIIEKPEDLQDLVVGYTTRQNIAGTTPTTSSTGTSQAAGNQQGTSNQVPVLLREVATMKVMDKEASSIVRVNQQRSLGMSIYKETQYNTVNAVNELTEVLEDLKKSVPGYEFVIIQNQGRFIQGAIDEVKESGLYGALFAMLVLFVFLRRIGSTLIISIAIPISIIATFNLMYFNGLTLNVMTLGGLALGAGMLVDNAIVVVESIFRKREEGLSVIDAAIQGTSEVSGAITASTLTTIIVFLPIVYMQGPSGELFKDQAWTVAFSLISSLVVAVLVIPMLFAKIFKKDKTVPEVQPLKFKAYRNLLDKVLRFRIAFIIASFVMVFGAYLLIDVIGSEYMPQSGTRAVSVDLTLTNGTPLQRTSSTVNQIEGQLLQLFEGQIDKVYSHIGPKESQSGIENENVYDENKANLKLIFSEEAELDIANITTVLSDYFEKIPGLEATFSNDESALSSVLGDEQMPLVVEVSGADFDALSPLSDSVMLIMGSNADVFEPVSNLEEGVPQVQVDVDKYRAGLLNLSIDDIINQIKDQLEGKNAGSLERGGEMQDIQIKVPKISLAGLENMTIKSNNKEFPLGDVAKINIKYAANSIYRRNQTRMVSIGARVNQDKPYDKIVESIEGSFSGLSVPPQYKIDVAGQEIKRQESMKNLTFSLILSVLLVYMVLASQFESLLHPFTILLTIPLAGVGALLSFFILGMPLNMMAFIGIIMLTGIAVNDSIILVDSINKNKVAGMPLREAILDAGQRRFRPIIMTSLTTILALLPLTFGFGESAALRAPMAVAVIGGLVTSTLLTLIVIPCFYESIENVVNRIRGKREKTTSHG; translated from the coding sequence GTGAAAAAAATTGTTTCGCTGGCTGTGTCCTACCCTGTTACCATTCTTATGATGGTGCTTGCCGTAATACTTTTGGGGAGTATTTCGTTTGGCAAGTTGGGTATCGAGTTGTTCCCCGATCTGAAGAATCCTACGCTCTTTGTGGAGCTGAAAGTAGGTATAAAGCCTCCTTCTGAGGTTGAAAAGCAATTTATTGAATCCATTGAGTCGGTAGCTATTCGCCAAAGTGGTGCCGTGGAAGTCAGTTCTATCAGCCAGACAGGTTATGGCCGGGTTACGGTGGAGTATGACTGGGGTAAAGATATGGATGAGGCCTTCCTTGATCTTCAAAAGTCGCTTTCTAACTTTTCATTAAATGAAGAGATCGATGAATTTGTGATCTCACAGTTTGATCCGAATGCTACTCCTATCATGATTCTGGGTATCTACAACCCTAATTCTGATGACACCGATGCTTTACGAAAGGTAGCGGAGAATAACTTCAGAAATGCATTAGTGCGATTGCCTGGTGTGGCTGAGGTGAAATTATCAGGTGCTCAGGAAAAGGAAGTAGTGCTTGAAACGGATCCTCACTTGTTGGCCGCATTTGGTCTTACGGTTAACGATCTTGTCGCCAAAATTCAGAATTATAATCGTAATGTTTCTGGTGGCTACATTGAGGAGCTGGGTAAGAAATATGTAATAAAAGGCCTTGGTATTATTGAAAAGCCTGAAGATCTACAGGATTTAGTGGTGGGTTACACTACTCGCCAAAATATAGCTGGCACCACTCCTACTACTAGCTCCACTGGCACTTCACAAGCTGCTGGAAATCAGCAAGGAACGAGCAATCAGGTTCCCGTATTGCTTCGCGAAGTGGCTACCATGAAAGTGATGGACAAAGAAGCTAGTAGCATCGTACGTGTCAACCAGCAGAGAAGTTTGGGCATGTCCATTTACAAGGAAACTCAATACAATACAGTAAATGCTGTGAATGAGCTTACCGAGGTGCTTGAAGATTTGAAAAAATCTGTACCTGGCTACGAGTTTGTCATCATCCAAAATCAGGGAAGATTCATTCAGGGCGCGATTGATGAAGTGAAGGAATCAGGCTTGTACGGTGCTTTATTCGCCATGTTGGTATTGTTTGTTTTTCTCAGACGAATTGGCTCTACGTTGATCATTAGTATCGCTATTCCAATTTCTATTATCGCGACTTTCAATCTTATGTACTTCAATGGCCTTACACTAAATGTAATGACGTTGGGCGGACTGGCTTTAGGTGCAGGGATGTTGGTGGATAATGCCATTGTGGTGGTAGAAAGCATTTTCAGAAAGCGCGAAGAAGGCCTCAGCGTTATTGACGCTGCTATTCAGGGAACCAGTGAAGTAAGTGGTGCTATTACCGCTTCTACGCTGACGACTATCATCGTTTTCCTTCCCATTGTATACATGCAAGGACCATCAGGTGAGCTATTTAAGGATCAGGCCTGGACGGTAGCTTTCTCACTCATCTCGTCACTGGTAGTGGCTGTTTTGGTAATCCCCATGTTATTCGCCAAGATTTTTAAGAAAGATAAAACTGTACCTGAAGTACAACCTTTAAAGTTCAAAGCTTATCGCAATCTGCTGGATAAGGTGCTTCGGTTTAGAATAGCCTTTATCATTGCTTCGTTTGTAATGGTGTTTGGTGCCTATTTGCTAATTGATGTGATCGGTAGTGAATACATGCCTCAATCAGGTACAAGAGCTGTTTCGGTAGACCTTACTTTAACCAACGGAACGCCACTACAGCGTACGTCATCAACGGTAAACCAAATTGAAGGTCAACTGCTGCAACTATTTGAAGGACAGATAGATAAGGTATACTCTCACATTGGTCCTAAGGAAAGTCAGTCGGGCATTGAGAATGAGAATGTCTATGATGAAAATAAGGCCAATTTGAAGCTAATTTTCTCCGAAGAAGCGGAATTAGATATTGCTAATATCACCACAGTTCTATCAGACTACTTTGAAAAAATCCCTGGCTTGGAAGCTACTTTTTCTAATGATGAAAGTGCTTTGAGTTCGGTACTGGGTGATGAGCAAATGCCTTTAGTGGTAGAAGTAAGTGGAGCTGACTTTGATGCTCTCAGCCCCCTCTCCGATTCTGTGATGCTGATCATGGGCAGCAATGCCGATGTGTTTGAACCAGTATCCAACCTGGAAGAAGGTGTGCCGCAGGTTCAGGTAGACGTAGATAAATACCGGGCTGGGCTTTTGAACTTGTCTATCGATGACATCATCAATCAAATAAAGGATCAGCTGGAAGGAAAGAACGCAGGTAGCCTGGAGCGTGGCGGTGAAATGCAGGACATTCAGATCAAGGTGCCGAAGATTTCATTGGCAGGTTTGGAGAATATGACCATTAAAAGCAATAACAAAGAGTTTCCGTTAGGCGATGTAGCGAAGATCAATATCAAGTATGCTGCTAATTCCATCTATCGTAGAAATCAGACAAGAATGGTTTCCATCGGAGCTCGTGTGAATCAAGACAAGCCTTATGACAAGATTGTGGAATCGATAGAAGGTTCATTTTCAGGCCTTTCTGTACCGCCTCAGTACAAAATAGATGTTGCAGGTCAGGAGATCAAGCGCCAGGAGTCTATGAAAAACCTAACTTTCTCATTGATCTTGTCCGTCTTACTCGTGTACATGGTGCTGGCTTCGCAGTTTGAATCGCTGCTACATCCCTTCACCATTTTGCTTACTATTCCGTTGGCTGGTGTGGGTGCGCTTCTCTCCTTCTTTATTTTAGGCATGCCGCTGAACATGATGGCTTTCATAGGTATCATTATGCTTACCGGTATCGCGGTGAATGACTCTATCATATTGGTAGACAGCATAAACAAGAATAAAGTAGCAGGAATGCCGCTTCGTGAAGCTATACTGGATGCTGGTCAGCGCAGGTTCAGACCAATCATTATGACCAGTCTAACTACCATTTTGGCCTTGTTACCATTGACTTTTGGTTTTGGCGAAAGTGCCGCCTTGCGTGCGCCGATGGCAGTGGCTGTTATCGGTGGTTTGGTTACGTCTACCCTACTCACTTTGATAGTGATCCCTTGCTTTTATGAGAGCATTGAGAATGTGGTAAACAGGATCAGAGGTAAGAGAGAAAAGACTACTTCTCATGGGTAA
- a CDS encoding efflux RND transporter permease subunit yields MGKSSILHTIIKRKVLVSMLFIGFTVMGYISYKKLPVELFPNVEFPVLIVQVGSMSEVNPKYMESQAIVPLEGVISALEGIEEINSSVDSRQGMIFISFKQDVNIKYAYLKLEQKVGAIKADLAPEFMVQIVKIDTEQLTNSFMELQVLGSGGVDRVRNVTDQYIADRLSDVDGVGGIEVYGGRQKTVEIIMDDAVCEANGITPNTISNVLSQNANKSAFVGQVERNGQQIFVNVTAELKDIKNIQSLVVSEKGPLLLSDVADVFFGVKEQTSLSRVNGKDAVSIRISKDTQANLIDLSDRTLEVIDEINDELAPLDVKIEVQNNQAELMTDNIDQIKNLALTGGLLAIFVLWVFLRRLKFILSIALAIPISVYTAFNFFYAAGISVNSLTLIGMALAIGMLLDNSVVVIENIYRHVVNRKKTEDAVVDGTKEVMRSVIAATLTTVTVFLPFIFSTNFLVTLIGTHIGVSIISTLLVSLVVSLVLIPMLAHAAISKDDQSKAPLIKNASIRQRIIQIYMVVLKACFRRPAFTIVGGLVLFFVTIGLSLLVSIASLSEVEKTQMNLFLTMPQGTTLNSTDERVRHLEEKIMEIPVVEKVISQISEGDAVIAVNLKEDIKDDKLNSIPAIRNKLLGLARFYGDMNVSMDAPPQRNGGGAASAAGSAAADFERLLGIGSAQERVVIKGQDFELMQTIANDINSFISGMQSIQMSYIDVTPERPEAHIRFNQQEMSANNITQENVAVALNDFQPAFASGTRFVSGDEEFEITIQTQKQMDYTAKDMKDLRQMPITSNTGAKHSLSDIGSVMYSSGESVITRVNQEKRIEINYQFIDEVVGSESLLEASRVEIDELVNSVNIPSGMVVEVIHDDNLYDEFYFLIFAAVIVIFMILAAVFESLYLPIVIMFSIPLAGIGAFLGLTLTGNSLLNANTLIGFLILLGVVVNNGIILIDYSRILRRQGYTKYRALIVSGISRIRPILITSITTIVAMLPLALGEAEYVVSIGQPFAITVMGGLAFATVLTLIYIPTMSAGLESVLNWFRNLSTVNKVTQIVLLIVIAAIIYVQVDGGMWQAIWFLTALLLVPGSTYFVMSSLRQANAKMVAPDDKMHIEIQNLTKVYGRDKRWIREWKGNKQLYDERGGSVVSRKMVLQNMIWQSALIAFLVYFIYFYLDKAFWQLVFMISLHVLLISIFTEVTQLLKKRYKIISLIRWLLFWGFPIVSSVFIYADITSKGAGIFLIIIWFVGLFLVRTSKRLEEKPVNVKEISGRFKRIRKLYYKIILAIPFVKPKKPAFRALKGVNLTIEQGMFGLLGPNGAGKTTLMRILCGIMDQSYGKIWINGHDTNLYREELQGLIGYLPQAFGTYENMTPYQFLDYQAILRKITNKKEREDRVQYVLKAVHMLEHQHKKIGSFSGGMKQRIGIAQILLHLPKILVVDEPTAGLDPLERIRFRNLLVELSRERIVVFSTHIIEDIASSCNNLAVLISGNIEYIGSPTAMAELAHDKVWEFHLTPAQFEEEKENYLIVHHMREGDQIRVKCLSAHQPRPDATQTKANLEDAYLWLMKSSRE; encoded by the coding sequence ATGGGTAAGAGCAGCATTTTACATACCATTATCAAAAGGAAAGTCCTGGTGTCGATGTTATTCATCGGGTTCACCGTGATGGGCTATATTTCCTACAAAAAGTTGCCGGTAGAGCTCTTTCCTAATGTGGAGTTTCCGGTGCTCATTGTGCAGGTCGGCTCTATGTCAGAGGTGAATCCTAAATACATGGAGAGCCAGGCCATTGTGCCTTTGGAGGGCGTAATTAGTGCGCTGGAAGGTATCGAAGAGATAAATTCCAGTGTTGATAGCCGTCAGGGAATGATCTTTATTTCCTTTAAGCAGGATGTTAATATCAAATATGCCTATCTCAAGCTGGAGCAGAAAGTAGGTGCCATCAAGGCTGATCTTGCACCTGAGTTTATGGTCCAAATAGTGAAAATAGACACGGAGCAGCTCACCAACTCATTTATGGAGCTGCAGGTGCTGGGCAGTGGTGGCGTAGATCGTGTCAGAAATGTTACTGATCAATACATCGCTGATCGGCTGAGTGATGTTGATGGCGTGGGTGGTATTGAAGTGTATGGCGGAAGGCAGAAAACAGTGGAGATCATTATGGATGATGCTGTTTGTGAAGCCAATGGCATTACTCCGAACACCATCAGTAATGTGCTTTCGCAAAATGCCAATAAAAGTGCTTTTGTAGGTCAAGTGGAAAGAAACGGCCAGCAGATATTCGTGAACGTAACCGCTGAGCTGAAAGACATCAAAAACATTCAAAGTCTGGTGGTTTCAGAAAAAGGACCATTACTACTAAGTGATGTAGCTGATGTGTTTTTTGGTGTGAAAGAACAAACATCCCTCAGCCGTGTCAATGGCAAAGATGCTGTCTCTATTCGTATTTCAAAAGATACTCAAGCCAACCTTATTGATCTGTCTGACAGGACTTTAGAGGTTATTGATGAAATTAATGATGAACTGGCTCCACTGGATGTAAAGATTGAAGTACAGAACAACCAGGCCGAGTTGATGACGGATAATATTGACCAGATCAAAAACCTGGCTCTAACAGGTGGCTTGCTGGCTATATTCGTATTGTGGGTGTTCCTGAGAAGGCTCAAATTCATTCTAAGCATTGCTTTAGCTATACCCATTTCCGTGTATACTGCATTCAACTTCTTTTATGCCGCAGGTATTTCTGTTAATAGTCTTACCCTTATCGGAATGGCCTTGGCCATTGGTATGTTGCTGGATAACAGCGTGGTAGTAATCGAAAACATCTACCGACATGTTGTAAATAGAAAGAAAACAGAAGATGCTGTGGTAGATGGCACCAAAGAGGTGATGCGTTCGGTTATAGCAGCCACCTTAACTACGGTGACCGTTTTCTTACCTTTTATCTTCTCCACTAACTTTCTGGTGACTTTAATTGGTACCCACATAGGGGTATCTATCATTTCTACCTTGTTAGTGTCTTTAGTGGTATCGTTGGTATTGATTCCAATGCTGGCACATGCAGCTATCAGTAAAGATGATCAGTCGAAGGCGCCTTTGATTAAAAATGCATCTATTCGTCAGCGGATTATTCAGATATATATGGTGGTGCTGAAGGCCTGCTTCAGAAGGCCTGCCTTTACCATTGTGGGTGGTTTGGTGCTGTTTTTCGTGACCATCGGCCTAAGTCTTCTGGTGAGTATAGCAAGTCTTAGTGAGGTAGAGAAAACTCAGATGAATCTGTTTTTGACCATGCCTCAGGGAACTACGTTGAACTCTACAGATGAGCGTGTTCGCCATCTCGAAGAGAAGATTATGGAGATTCCGGTAGTGGAGAAAGTGATCAGCCAGATATCAGAAGGTGATGCAGTAATTGCTGTCAATCTGAAAGAAGACATTAAGGATGATAAGCTAAACTCTATCCCTGCTATCCGAAATAAACTGCTTGGCTTGGCTCGATTCTATGGAGATATGAACGTATCTATGGACGCTCCACCTCAAAGGAATGGTGGCGGTGCCGCCAGTGCTGCTGGTTCTGCAGCAGCTGATTTTGAGCGGTTGCTCGGCATTGGAAGTGCTCAGGAGCGTGTGGTAATCAAAGGCCAGGATTTTGAGCTGATGCAGACCATAGCCAATGACATCAACAGCTTTATCTCTGGCATGCAGTCTATACAAATGAGTTACATTGATGTAACGCCGGAGCGTCCTGAAGCCCATATTCGCTTCAACCAGCAAGAGATGAGCGCCAATAATATTACGCAGGAGAACGTGGCGGTGGCGCTCAACGATTTCCAGCCAGCATTCGCCTCAGGTACCCGATTTGTTAGTGGGGATGAAGAGTTTGAAATAACCATTCAAACCCAAAAGCAAATGGATTACACCGCCAAGGATATGAAGGACCTTCGGCAGATGCCCATCACCAGTAACACTGGCGCGAAGCATTCCCTGTCAGATATTGGCTCGGTCATGTACTCTTCCGGAGAAAGCGTGATTACACGTGTAAACCAGGAAAAGAGAATTGAGATCAACTATCAGTTTATTGATGAAGTAGTGGGCTCAGAATCATTACTGGAAGCTTCAAGAGTAGAAATTGACGAATTGGTAAATAGTGTGAACATTCCATCGGGTATGGTGGTAGAGGTTATTCATGATGACAATCTGTATGATGAGTTTTACTTTCTCATTTTTGCAGCAGTCATCGTGATATTCATGATCCTGGCCGCAGTATTTGAATCACTCTATTTACCGATCGTGATCATGTTTTCTATACCATTGGCAGGTATCGGAGCATTTCTCGGCCTGACTTTAACCGGTAATTCATTACTTAACGCCAACACATTAATCGGCTTTTTAATATTACTGGGCGTGGTGGTGAACAATGGTATCATCCTCATCGACTACAGTCGTATCCTGAGAAGACAAGGATACACTAAATATAGAGCCTTGATAGTCAGTGGAATATCTCGTATCAGACCGATATTGATTACTTCAATTACTACTATAGTGGCCATGTTGCCGTTGGCGCTTGGTGAAGCAGAATATGTAGTGAGCATTGGTCAGCCATTTGCCATTACCGTTATGGGTGGACTTGCTTTTGCTACGGTGCTCACACTAATTTACATACCCACCATGAGTGCAGGTTTGGAAAGCGTATTGAATTGGTTTAGGAATCTCAGCACTGTTAATAAGGTCACTCAAATTGTATTGTTAATCGTGATCGCAGCAATCATCTATGTTCAGGTAGATGGGGGCATGTGGCAAGCCATTTGGTTTCTTACAGCCCTGCTGCTGGTGCCTGGAAGTACTTACTTTGTGATGAGTTCATTGCGTCAGGCGAATGCCAAAATGGTAGCCCCTGATGATAAAATGCACATTGAGATTCAGAACCTAACCAAAGTGTATGGCAGAGACAAACGCTGGATCAGAGAATGGAAAGGCAATAAACAGCTATACGATGAGCGTGGTGGATCAGTAGTCTCCAGAAAAATGGTGTTGCAAAATATGATCTGGCAGAGTGCCTTAATCGCCTTTCTTGTTTATTTTATCTATTTCTATCTGGACAAGGCCTTTTGGCAACTGGTATTCATGATCAGCCTGCATGTACTGCTGATCTCCATCTTCACTGAAGTGACTCAGCTGCTCAAAAAGAGATACAAAATCATTAGCTTGATAAGATGGCTGCTGTTCTGGGGTTTCCCTATCGTGAGCTCTGTTTTCATCTATGCCGATATTACTTCCAAAGGAGCTGGTATATTCCTGATTATCATATGGTTTGTGGGATTGTTCCTGGTTCGAACATCGAAGAGACTAGAGGAAAAACCGGTGAATGTAAAAGAGATCAGTGGCAGATTTAAGAGAATCAGAAAGCTGTATTATAAGATTATATTGGCCATTCCTTTTGTGAAACCCAAGAAGCCAGCATTCAGAGCACTCAAAGGTGTTAATCTGACCATTGAACAAGGCATGTTCGGTCTTTTGGGGCCAAACGGTGCCGGTAAAACTACTTTGATGCGGATTTTATGTGGTATCATGGATCAGAGCTATGGTAAAATCTGGATCAACGGCCATGATACTAATCTCTATCGTGAGGAGCTCCAGGGGCTGATTGGATATTTACCCCAGGCCTTTGGAACCTATGAAAACATGACTCCTTATCAATTCCTTGATTATCAGGCTATTTTAAGGAAAATCACCAACAAAAAGGAAAGAGAAGATCGTGTACAATATGTGCTAAAAGCAGTGCATATGTTAGAGCATCAGCACAAAAAGATAGGCTCTTTCTCAGGTGGTATGAAACAAAGAATTGGTATAGCCCAGATTCTGCTGCATTTGCCTAAAATACTGGTAGTAGATGAGCCAACCGCTGGCTTGGATCCACTAGAAAGAATCAGGTTCAGAAACCTGTTGGTTGAGCTCAGTCGTGAGCGGATTGTGGTATTCTCCACCCACATTATTGAAGATATAGCCAGCAGCTGTAACAACCTGGCTGTGCTGATTTCAGGTAACATCGAATACATTGGAAGCCCCACCGCCATGGCCGAACTGGCTCATGACAAAGTATGGGAATTCCACCTGACACCAGCACAGTTCGAAGAAGAAAAAGAAAACTACCTGATCGTCCACCACATGCGTGAAGGCGACCAGATAAGAGTAAAATGCCTCTCAGCCCACCAGCCTCGCCCAGACGCCACCCAAACCAAGGCCAACCTGGAAGATGCTTACCTGTGGCTGATGAAGAGTAGTAGGGAGTGA
- a CDS encoding DUF2293 domain-containing protein, which yields MSPGKNGHVINEFGRPEQPPKGWAFLPAGDAAVTRKVTAKGDFWRVQVKKGRRMQSLGIWAPAEHIDEAKKAVDVMRAAPDYEKKKASAAKSRDKKQAAYKEEFEQAVRQHLNFHAKYKALESKMAHLVTEHAIPVGSGTVARTAMIPIEERASKAVIAWMRHKTTNYDNMKIARVKGERRAVRRRLAQGSVKVLNAYRAGDEVVEGCVLYRALR from the coding sequence ATGAGCCCCGGTAAAAACGGGCACGTTATTAATGAATTTGGTCGGCCAGAACAACCACCTAAAGGCTGGGCTTTTCTGCCGGCTGGTGATGCCGCTGTTACCAGAAAGGTAACGGCTAAAGGAGACTTTTGGAGAGTGCAGGTGAAGAAAGGCAGGCGGATGCAGTCGTTGGGCATATGGGCACCTGCAGAGCATATTGATGAAGCCAAGAAAGCTGTTGATGTCATGCGTGCGGCTCCGGATTATGAGAAGAAAAAGGCAAGTGCTGCTAAGTCAAGAGATAAGAAACAGGCGGCTTATAAAGAGGAGTTTGAGCAAGCTGTGAGGCAACATTTGAACTTCCATGCTAAATATAAGGCCTTGGAATCAAAGATGGCTCATCTGGTGACTGAGCATGCTATTCCAGTAGGCAGTGGCACAGTGGCTCGTACAGCCATGATTCCCATCGAGGAGCGAGCTTCAAAAGCCGTTATCGCCTGGATGCGTCATAAAACTACCAACTATGATAATATGAAGATTGCCCGGGTAAAAGGTGAAAGACGAGCAGTCAGGAGGCGATTAGCACAGGGATCCGTGAAGGTGCTGAATGCCTATCGTGCTGGTGATGAAGTTGTTGAGGGGTGTGTTTTGTATAGGGCTCTGCGTTGA